The following proteins come from a genomic window of Dromaius novaehollandiae isolate bDroNov1 unplaced genomic scaffold, bDroNov1.hap1 HAP1_SCAFFOLD_27, whole genome shotgun sequence:
- the LOC135326385 gene encoding olfactory receptor 14A16-like, with protein MSNSSSLNEFLLLAFAGTRELQLLHFSLFLGIYLAALLGNSLIITAVACDHHLHTPMYFFLLNLSVLDLGSISTTVPKSMANSLWDIKAISYLGCAAQVFFLLFFISAEYSLLTVMAYDRFVAICRPLHYGTIMGSRACVKMAASAWASGFLYALLHTANTFSIPLCQGNVVDQFFCEIPKILKLSCSDSYLREVGLLVVSMCLGFGCSVFIVVSYVQIFTAVLRIPSEQGRHKAFSMCLPHLAVVSLFVSTGMFAYLKPPSISSPALDLVVAVLYSVVPPAVNPLIYSMRNKELKEALRKMIQLVLVLQQ; from the coding sequence atgtccaacagcagctccttgaatgagttcctcctcctggcatttgcaggcacacgggagctgcagctcttgcatttctcactcttcctgggcatctacctggctgccctcctgggcaacagcctcatcatcacagccgtagcctgtgaccaccacctccacacccccatgtacttcttcctcctcaacctctctgtccttgaccttggctccatctccaccactgtccccaaatccatggccaattccctgtgggacatcaaggccatttcctacttgggatgtgctgcccaggtctttttccttctcttctttatatcagcagagtattctcttctcacagtcatggcctacgaccgctttgttgccatctgcagacccctgcactacgggaccatcatgggcagcagagcttgtgtcaaaatggcagcatccgcctgggccagtggttttctctatgctctcctgcacaccgCTAACAcgttttcaataccactctgccaaggcaatgtcgtggaccagttcttctgtgaaatccccaagatcctcaagctctcctgctcagactcctacctcagggaagtgggccttcttgtggttagtatgtgtttaggctttgggtgttccgttttcattgtggtgtcctacgtgcagatcttcactgctgtgctgaggatcccctctgagcagggccgccacaaagccttttccatgtgcctcccgcacctggccgtggtctccctgtttgtcagcactggcatgtttgcctacctgaagcccccctccatctcctccccagctctggatctggtggtggctgttctgtactcggtggtgcctccagcagtgaaccccctcatctacagcatgaggaacaaggagctcaaggaggcactgaggaaaatgattcaactggtactagttcTGCAGCAATAA